AACTTATGTATGAGATTATTCAATGCCACCTTATATCTAACCTGGCTGAGCTTCAGGTAAAAGCTCAGAAGTGGTAAGGATATGATGAGATGGGGGTAGCAAGCAAGTTCACATACTCAAACCAGAAGGCAAGGCAAGAAAGATGAAATGGAACTACTGTCGCACAACCTTGAGTTCCACAGTAAGGACTGATAATTTCATAGGATTTATGATATACAGCTGATGAAGAgagtctggaaaaaaaaacccagccttTTGAAGAGCAGCACAAGGCACAGGGGTGGTGACCCCATTTTCTCCAAGATCTGCAGACCACGGCCCAGGAAATCCTTTGCCATTCCTCACCAAATGTTGATGCACCTCTTCCACACTTGCTCCCGGTGATGGATGAAGGCAGTCCTTGTGCCATGGTCCAGCCTCCCAGGGGTCTTTAGAGGATCCTTGGCCAGGTGTAGGACAGGAAGATTGATCCACTACAACAAAGATGTGAAGGGTGTGATAGTGAGTCAGTCTCTTCCCCAGATCCTTACTGAACTCCTGCCATCTCCAACCCATAACTGGGCTAAGTATAAGAGACTCCAGAGGCCTGTTTCCTTTTTCCACAAAATAGCACTTGTGAGTACGGGAAACGAGTCTTAGctcccttatctgtaaaaccaGAACAATATTTCATAGGGTTGCTGTCATTAATAAagagtaaaacatttttagaaagcaCCCGACTCAGAGTCTCCTTACACAGCAAATGCTCaatttgcttccttttccttcccaggAAAACCACGAAAAAAGGTTCCAAATTGTGCCTTCCCAGTTCTCCGACACTGTCCGCAAGTTTTTAATAGTTCTCCTGGAGCCTCACACTCCCTGGATTTGCCCTCCATTCTCTCCATCCTCTAGGCCCGCCCGAGAACTCCTCAGCATCCCTTATACTCCAATTCCAGCCCGAATATAGGTTCCAGCCCTGCTATTCTCCTGCCCCGGACATGCAGGTTCCAGTCCGACAGACTTGGCAacccgccccacccctgcagcctcCTTTCCCCAGTTCTCCCTGACCCCTCCCCCGTGCCTGcaggtctccctccctcctcggccCCTCCACCTGGCCCCGGAAGTCAGGAGGCGGGCTCTCATAGCTGTTGCCCGTCACCAGCTCGTTATTGTGCTCATATAGGGTGACTTGACCCCTAGGTGGTGGCGGTGGGAACAACGCCAGGGAGCACATTTTGCCGGTCCAGAGGACGTCTAGAGTCAGCAAACTCCTGGCCGGTGACAGCACAGATCCCACTGCGACTCTTAGTTCCCGGGCTACATTCGTATGCGGACGGGTAGCCGCACGGGACAAACAGCGACGCGAAGCTGAACGGAAGTGAAGTAAAGAAAAACGAGGAAGAAGGCTGCGTACGGAGTCCCGGGACAGACTTCCGGAGCTTCCTCGCACGCCACCTGGCGGTCGGAGGTGGAACAGCGCAGACACGTCTGCTGGACCAACTTTTGGTTAAGGGCTGACCGGAGGGggttgtgtgtgttttgttttgttttgttttgttttgttttttctgtgagACTACGGCTTTTCCCGGCTCCGAATTCCCCAACACCTTTTCCCACTCACTCTCTCAGCTCTCGGAAAGGCCAAAATAAGCCACATTCAGGGAAGTACCTAATTAAACTCTCCTAGGCCTGTGAATCGTCCAAAGGAAAATACAGACTGTGTCACAGGCAGCTGGCTGGAAAGCTGAGGAAAAACCTCCGGGAGTAGAAAAGGCAGAGAGGAGACCTCAGGAGGGACAGGACTGCGCCCGCAGGGATCCTGGGCCTACAGGGTTAAGTGTCCTggaaggggaggtggggacagttGGAAAGCAGTAACGTTTCCTGAGCTCTTCTTACAGTAAGCGCTTATGTAATCTTTTCAACAACCTCATGAGCTGGGTACTGTTATATCACCGtggggaaagtgaggcccagagaggttggaCCTAGATATACTCACACCAGTCATTCTGATTTAGGAATAAAagtgaggctgggcgcggtggctcacgcctgtaatcctagctcttgggaggccgaggcaggcggattgctcaaggtcaggagttcgaaaccagcctgagcaagagcgagaccccgtctctactataaatagaaagaaattaattggccaactaatatatatagaaaaaattagccaggcatggtggcgcatgcctgtagtcccagctactcgggaggctgaggcaggaggatcgcttgagcccaggagtttgaggttgctgtgagctaagctgacgcctcggcactcactctagcctgggcaacaagtgagactgtctcaaaaaaaaaaaaaaaattaaataataaaagaaaaaaagaatccaggGGGCATTCTAGTTCTAGCATTCTTGGATCCTGTGTCTGTCCCTCTCCTTTTTACCTGAAAAGTTCCCCCCAATAGTTATTCCCAGGTCAGAAAACAAAAGGCTCCAGAAAGTCTGAAAAAAGCCCCTCACCTAAGAAGGTAGGTAAATCTACTCCATCTAGTACTTCTCAAATGTTCAGGGACATAGGAATCACCTGAAGATCTTGTTAAACATGAAGATTCTGGGGTGGAACTCAGAGGCCATATTTCCAAAGAACCCCACCAGTCGATACTGCACAGATCACATTTTAAGTAGCAAGGCTCTACAACTAACCTTTTCTCATAGCCTAATTTAATTTGCTAGATTAGTTCACTGTCACCTGGGAAGTTGCAGCAAGCTTAAAGAGCATAAAGTCTGAACTGGGGATAGTTTGGGGCACCTGGCTGAGAAAGGTCTCCCTGAGTAAAGGATTCAGGCAGGTTTAAAGAAGAGGGAGGCAGTGACTGACAGATTAGTGGACAGCACTGAGAACCCAATGTCAAAGTGTTTTTGAATTTTGGTCACAACAATAGCCAGCCCCTTATAACCTCTAAGAAATCACTCCTGCCTGCAACTTCCACCACCCTTTGATGAAGCCTCGATTTTTACCAACAGGTTATGTTACAATTATAGGGTAGGTGCTTGCCTCTTACCCTGTAATATGAACTGGAGAGAAGGAACAGTGCTATTCTGCCCCTTGCCCCCGCCCTGGCCTTGCCACCAGTACTGCCCCTCTCCCCCATACTGCTTAGTTAACGTTTGTTGAATGGTTTTCACAACTTGCGGGGTCTAGGGAGGGTCTAGGGAGGCCCAAGTCCAGGCCTCACGGGCTTCCCCAGCAACTTCACCAGGGAGCCTGGACACACAGCGACTGTGACCTGCCGCACAGTGGGCTCCCAGAACACTGAGCGGGCAGTCTTCGCAGGGTGGCTCCCTGCGACCTGGGCGGGAACCCGGGCAGCTCGCAGGCTGCGGCCTCAGACTTCTAAAAGCACCCCGCCCTCCCGCTACCGCATTGGGAGTCATCGCCGGAGCCTAGGTGCCTGGAGCTCGGCCCGCCGCCCCTTCCAGGGCCTGCAGAAGCCCGGCGCCCCGGCCCGGGGCCGGTAACCAGGCGCACATGGCCTGCCCGACCCTGTTTGTCCTGGCAGCGCGCCGCCGCTATTTGAGGCGGTTTTTATCTCCCAGAAACCAGCAAAACCCCAAGCGGAGTCTAGAGAAGATGAAAGAGgccgaggggctggggaggggaggaccgCGAGGAGGCTGCGGCGGGCGGGAGCTGGCACCGGACAGGCGGAGACCCGGAGGCTAGAGGGCCAGACCCTGGGGGGTCCGGAGCAGCCTCCTAGCGGGGTGGGGCGAGATCCTGGGGGTCCACTCCCGGCCGCCTCCTCGCTCTGAGCAGCTCCAGGCCACCCCCTACATGCCCCTCAtccgccccagcctcctcccctgtcTTTCTTCCGCCACAGCCCCCAGCCCACTAAAGAAGTCCTGGGAACTCGGGTTTCTTCAAAGCGCCTTTGAAGCAGCGCGCCCAGCCAGAGGGCAGGATATTTCGCACCTGGGCGGGGGCTGGAGCAGCGGCTCTGAGGAGGGGGCTCATAACCCGAGTCCGGCCTGCTTGCCGCCCGGGATCCCCTCCCACCCGTTCCAGTGCCTCCAGCGCCTCTTCCAACCCGGCGAGGTGTCCCGTCCGACGTAGAGCTCAGCCAGGATTCGGGCCCAGGCCTGGCGGTGCGGCTCGTGCGCCCCCTTAGCCCAGCAGGGGAGCcctgggggggcgggggccgcACAAAGCCCTATTATGGCTTGGGGGAAGGCCACCACAGAGTGGCTTTTGTTCCTACACTAACTCCGTGGCGGGCACGACTGATTGCAGGCCCGCGGAGGGGGCGGGTTACGTGCCAGGCGGGGTCCGCCCGCCGGGAGCAGCAGCACGGCCCGGCTGGGGTCACCGCAGTAGTCGGCTCTGCAACCGCGGTGCCTGTGCTCTGGCcgggtccctgccctgcccaatACTGGTTGGTGCAAAGTCTGAGAAGGGGCCAGGGGATAAACCACTGAGTCTTCCGAGCTCTAGAGAAAGCACTGTACGGTCCAAAACTGAACTCCGCCTGAGGGCTTGGCCACGGGAAAGCATGGCCAACACAGTATTTTACCGTGAGCATAATATGCAAACGTGCAAATAGAATATTCGTCCGTGGAGAGTCTTCAGTTTGCTAAGGGAAAATCCTGTGGCCCACCCTTCACCgttcctcttccccttttctCACCAGAACaaattttcaaatcaaaattgtatttattaaattaaaaaaaaagactccacAAGGGCATGATTCCTTCCCTTCCACAACATTACCCTCTCCCCAAGCTCCAGCGGCTTTAACCCTTTAACTTGGGGCCTTGAGGGAGCAGGGGGGACAGATAGAAAAGGAGGATCCAAAGTCACAGGAAAGGCATTTAAAGGCACTAAGCGGCTTTAGAAGTCACTGAAGGTGGAGTTGGGAGCATCGGAAGTCCCAGGTTAGGGGCCTATGGATGCACCTCCAAATCAGCGTGGGGTGTCCTCCTAGCTCTATAAATTCTTCTTTCTCATGGCTTCTAGGCACCAGGCCTAGTACAGTGCCTtgcacagagtaggcactcaataaatacttgatttATTTGAATCTGATCCCAGAGAAAGTCTTCCAGACCCATTCTTCAGGAGGGGCACCTCCAAACCAGTGTCCTCCTGTTAGGTGGGCTTCTCCAAAGAGCATGTCTAAGATGGCAGCTGTAAACTCTCCATAACCATGGCAACAGGGGATTAGCCTGATGGGGTCATGGTGTCTGGGGGAAGGGGCAGTGGAAGAACCTGCTCTGGGGTCAAGGGAGGTGGTGTGCATTCCAGTCCTTCTCCCCTCCATAGGACTTGAGGTTTCACAGCTTCTGGCTTGGGCTGGGTATATTAGGGATCCCCTAATTGAGAGATACCCCATCAACTCTTTAACAGAGATCTAGTTAACTAACCGAATTTGTAGAAACTCTATTAAAAGAGAAACACGTTAACTGAGACCCCGATAATAGAAAGTCTATTAACAAGATCTCCACTAATACTTTGTGTGTACAGAGATGCGTTAGGCTAGAATTTCCTTAGCAGAATTGgatccccttccctccccagctcacTCTAACTGACCCGTCATCATAACTTAGataaatagaattattattattactattcatTACTCCTGGTACATAGGGGTTAAATATACAGGCCTGGGGGCAGCCTCCCTGACCCTGGGGTCACCCCATCTTTGGGATCAGATCCCCACTGGTCTGCCCCCCTCTTGGCACCCTGCTCCTGGCCAGGTCATTAACCCCAATCCCCCCCTAACTCTGGTCTCTAATGAAGAGGCCACCAGGGGGCAAtaaattatcatcatcatcatcactgtgtTTGTATAAAGGAAAAAAGCTTTGGAGAATGGAAAGCAGTAGAATAAGAGCTGGGAAGACTGGAGCCTGGAAGCTGATGGATAGCAGTAAATAAGCTTGGGAAGGAAAAAGGGCATATGACAATCAAGGAGATAGTGAGATGTAGAAATAGTGTTGGGAACCCAAATGGAAGGAAGGCAAGTTGGTGTGGCAAAAGCCAGGCAGAGACAAGCTGTAAGCAGGGGCCAGGAAAGAGCTTAGGAAGCCAGAGTACAGGAATCAGGACCGGTTGAGGGCCTAAGATGAGTTTGCAGATAGCCAAGCCCATGGTGAAGGGAAAAGGTGAGCTGAGGAGGCATACAAAGAGATACCCAGACCCAGAATGGCCAGGGGAGAGATGGGGAGCACCCCAAAGGACAGCATGCATGAGGAGAGGGAGTGAGGAGCAAGCAGTGGTCCGTAGAGCCAAAAGAGGATAGCAAGGCAGCCATGGGCTGGAGACCCTCCACCCAGCTCAAATCTCCAGCAGGTTGCTCTGCTCAGGGCTGCCTCCAGGGGCTTTCTCTGGGGGTGCTGGTGAGGCTGAAGGATGGGGCGTCTGACTGGCCTCCTCTTCCCCCGTGCTGCGGCCCTCCCCCAGCTCCTTGGGGCCACTGGGTGGGGGTCCAGGGCCTGGCTCTCCGTGGGTGCGCTGGTGTTTGCTCAGGTGGTCGCTCCGGGTAAAGCGCTTGGAGCAGAGAAGGCAGGTGAACTTCTTCTCTCGGGTGTGAGTGCGCACATGGCGCTCCAGCTCGTCAGAACGAGTGAACCTCTTGCCGCAGAAGAGCCAGTTGCAGACGAAGGGCCTCTCGCCAGTGTGCCATCGCAAGTGGGCCTTCAAGTGTGAGGCCTTGCCGTACACCTTGCCGCAACCAGGGATGTGGCAGCTGTGGATGGGCTTCTTCCGCAGCCCAGCCGCTGCTGCCCCCAGTCGCTCCAGCTCCTGGCAATTGGGGCAGTCGCAGGAGGAGCGccctgccccactgcccccaTATCCACCACTGCCCCCAGTGCCTGTGCCCCGTGTGGGTTTGGCTCCACCACTCCCCTCCAGCTGCCCACTATTGCCCACTGCTTTGGGTTTATAGACATCTTGGGGCAGAACATGCTGGGGCCCTGGTTGCAGGAGGTGGGGAGCGGGATAAGGGGCTGGATTAAGGGGAGCAAAGTCGGATGGGTAGGTGGGCAGCTGGGGGTTCAGCGGAGGCTGAGCAGGGCCTGTGGGCAGTGTTCCTTGCAGCCCAtcaccctggccctgcccaccaccTAGCCAGTTGCCTCCAGGGTGCATGTCCCACCAAGGAGTAGGAGCATTGCCTGGGCCTGGTGAAATGCCTGCA
This Microcebus murinus isolate Inina chromosome 10, M.murinus_Inina_mat1.0, whole genome shotgun sequence DNA region includes the following protein-coding sequences:
- the SP7 gene encoding transcription factor Sp7, translating into MASSLLEEEVHYGSSPLAMLTAACSKFGGSSPLRDSATLGKAGTKKPYSVGSDLSAPKTMGDAYPVPFSSTNGLLSPAGSPPAPTSGYANDYPPFSHSFPGPTGTQDPGLLVPKGHSSSDCLPSVYTSLDMAHPYGSWYKAGIHAGISPGPGNAPTPWWDMHPGGNWLGGGQGQGDGLQGTLPTGPAQPPLNPQLPTYPSDFAPLNPAPYPAPHLLQPGPQHVLPQDVYKPKAVGNSGQLEGSGGAKPTRGTGTGGSGGYGGSGAGRSSCDCPNCQELERLGAAAAGLRKKPIHSCHIPGCGKVYGKASHLKAHLRWHTGERPFVCNWLFCGKRFTRSDELERHVRTHTREKKFTCLLCSKRFTRSDHLSKHQRTHGEPGPGPPPSGPKELGEGRSTGEEEASQTPHPSASPAPPEKAPGGSPEQSNLLEI